Proteins encoded by one window of uncultured Draconibacterium sp.:
- a CDS encoding TIGR00730 family Rossman fold protein produces MKSITIFCSSSNGLNAKYIEPISKLTELLISAGYTIICGGSSGGLMGELISHANKLGGRTIGIRPKFLDKLEYHSEILTEFISTDDIWERKKQMNLLSCATIALPGGSGTIDELFEAITLKRLGEYSKPIIIVNLHGFYDKLIDFFNYQIRENFMHSSSLNIFTVIENVDDIINALKDDNWIDENTTNAIIRE; encoded by the coding sequence ATGAAATCAATTACTATTTTTTGTTCTTCAAGTAATGGTTTAAATGCGAAATATATTGAACCTATAAGCAAACTTACAGAATTACTAATTAGTGCAGGCTATACAATAATCTGTGGCGGAAGTTCTGGTGGTTTAATGGGAGAATTAATAAGTCATGCAAATAAACTAGGTGGTAGGACAATTGGGATAAGACCTAAATTTTTGGACAAACTTGAATATCATAGTGAAATATTAACAGAATTTATTTCGACTGATGATATATGGGAACGAAAAAAGCAAATGAACCTGTTATCATGTGCTACTATTGCACTCCCTGGTGGCAGTGGGACAATAGATGAATTATTTGAAGCAATAACTTTAAAGAGATTGGGGGAATATAGCAAACCAATTATTATTGTTAATTTGCACGGGTTCTATGATAAATTGATTGACTTTTTTAATTATCAGATTAGAGAAAATTTTATGCATTCATCATCTTTAAATATTTTTACAGTGATTGAAAATGTCGACGATATAATAAATGCCTTAAAAGATGATAATTGGATAGACGAAAATACAACTAATGCAATTATAAGAGAATGA
- a CDS encoding SDR family NAD(P)-dependent oxidoreductase, which yields MKCYICRKKITENTTHPNQTRMCHSCGTHNLEKRDELGSLKGYNAVVTGGRIKIGYETALKLLRSGAYVVVTTRFPVDAVVRYSNETDFKNWKNRLKIYKIDFRLTPYLYKFIEYLNQEISHLDILVNNAAQTIKRPYQYYQDLVEKELKLFSTLPVEIKQLICNNDELDFKKVQQTIDASLPIGQYTLKQDLTETTATYFPTGLLDEEGLQLDKRPKNSWISKAEDVSMVEMLEVQLINVTAPFILSSSLKELLKKSPHKYKFVLNVSAMEGKFNKKNKNCFHPHTNMAKASLNMFTRTSAQDYIKSGIVMNSIDTGWVTDENPHYLKQKNTKKGLTPPLTAKDGAARVCDPIFSIARTENVVFGKFLKDFQIVSW from the coding sequence ATGAAGTGTTATATATGCCGTAAAAAAATTACAGAAAATACGACCCATCCAAACCAAACAAGGATGTGTCATAGTTGTGGTACACATAATCTTGAAAAAAGAGATGAGTTAGGTAGCCTAAAAGGCTATAATGCAGTTGTTACTGGAGGGAGAATAAAAATTGGTTATGAGACTGCATTAAAATTATTAAGGAGCGGTGCTTATGTTGTTGTTACAACAAGATTTCCCGTAGATGCAGTTGTTCGTTATTCAAATGAAACAGACTTCAAAAATTGGAAGAATCGATTGAAAATCTACAAAATTGATTTCAGACTAACTCCTTATTTATATAAATTTATAGAGTACTTAAACCAAGAAATTAGTCATCTGGACATATTAGTAAATAATGCAGCTCAAACAATTAAAAGACCATATCAATACTACCAAGACCTTGTAGAAAAAGAGCTAAAATTATTTTCAACTTTACCAGTCGAAATCAAGCAATTAATTTGCAATAATGACGAACTAGACTTTAAAAAGGTACAACAAACTATAGATGCTAGCTTACCAATAGGGCAATATACATTAAAACAAGATTTGACTGAAACGACTGCGACTTACTTTCCAACAGGGTTGTTAGATGAAGAAGGGTTACAACTAGACAAGAGACCTAAGAATAGTTGGATTTCTAAAGCTGAAGATGTTTCTATGGTTGAAATGTTAGAAGTTCAATTAATCAATGTTACAGCCCCCTTTATATTAAGCTCGTCTTTAAAAGAATTATTAAAAAAGAGTCCGCATAAATATAAATTCGTATTAAATGTTTCTGCAATGGAAGGAAAATTTAATAAGAAAAATAAAAACTGTTTTCACCCTCACACTAATATGGCAAAAGCTTCTCTAAATATGTTTACTCGGACATCAGCCCAAGATTATATAAAGTCGGGTATTGTGATGAATAGTATAGATACTGGTTGGGTTACTGATGAGAACCCTCATTATCTAAAACAAAAGAATACTAAGAAAGGACTAACCCCTCCATTAACTGCGAAAGATGGTGCAGCAAGAGTTTGTGACCCTATCTTTAGCATAGCAAGAACAGAAAATGTCGTTTTTGGTAAATTTTTAAAAGATTTTCAAATTGTAAGTTGGTAA
- a CDS encoding alpha/beta hydrolase has protein sequence MQKNKLLYLLIVVALISCREKGGNSMRQEKYIRVEDGVDLYVETYGNPENEACLFVSGAGANSSFWSEQLCDSLVKKGFFVLKYDHRDFGYSSKIDWNKKPYDFNQLVKDAVSILDSYHIDKAHVVGHSMGGFIVQLLAIQYPERVLSITSISASTNSPNVPLPPNKTWEIYLANKPTGDFETDLDGFLNVWNYLNGTAKFDKELAVAYTKELYKRQPITGALGASHVKAQESLSDRTEALKAVKIPALVMHGEEDYAMDKYGGIQTAEAIENAKLVLIPQMGHMPFNYEIRERFENEIIGFIVENKRANTTK, from the coding sequence ATGCAAAAAAACAAACTCCTATATTTGCTTATAGTTGTTGCCCTGATCAGTTGTCGGGAGAAAGGAGGAAACAGTATGCGGCAGGAAAAATATATACGGGTTGAAGACGGTGTAGATTTGTATGTTGAAACTTACGGCAACCCGGAAAATGAGGCTTGTTTATTTGTTTCGGGAGCCGGTGCCAATAGTTCGTTCTGGTCGGAGCAATTGTGCGACAGCCTGGTGAAAAAAGGATTTTTTGTGCTGAAATACGACCATCGTGATTTTGGCTATTCCTCAAAAATTGACTGGAATAAAAAACCCTACGATTTTAACCAACTGGTAAAAGATGCTGTTTCGATACTTGATTCATATCACATCGATAAAGCTCATGTAGTTGGACATTCCATGGGCGGATTTATCGTCCAGCTGCTGGCCATCCAATATCCCGAACGTGTACTTTCCATAACTTCGATCTCTGCCTCCACCAATTCGCCAAACGTACCGTTGCCGCCCAACAAAACCTGGGAGATTTATCTGGCTAATAAACCAACCGGCGATTTTGAAACTGACCTCGATGGTTTTTTAAACGTTTGGAACTACCTGAACGGCACTGCAAAATTCGACAAGGAACTGGCCGTTGCTTACACCAAAGAGTTGTACAAACGGCAACCCATCACCGGAGCTTTGGGTGCTTCGCATGTAAAAGCACAGGAATCGTTAAGCGACCGAACCGAAGCATTAAAGGCAGTAAAAATTCCGGCCCTGGTTATGCACGGCGAAGAAGATTATGCCATGGACAAGTACGGTGGTATCCAAACCGCCGAAGCCATCGAAAATGCCAAACTGGTGCTGATCCCGCAAATGGGGCATATGCCGTTTAACTACGAAATCCGGGAGCGTTTCGAAAATGAGATCATTGGATTTATCGTGGAAAATAAGCGGGCAAACACCACCAAATAA